Proteins encoded in a region of the Triticum dicoccoides isolate Atlit2015 ecotype Zavitan chromosome 3A, WEW_v2.0, whole genome shotgun sequence genome:
- the LOC119271887 gene encoding ricin B-like lectin R40G3, producing the protein MILQLAEEAPRPRSELRTTAAAVLQEAAPGELDLRRIPASAARCVRCSPELRAWLHPPPRIHEAALDRAYTRPRWTVRTRGRVGPRIHETRPHHGSCGGMAPPATRQPMYRILCKAGEESFSLAARDGKVCLVRNDRDDDTQHWIKDMKYSIRVKDEEGYPAMALVNKASGEALKHSLGQSHPVLLTRYNPDILDESVLWTESRDVGAGYRCIRMVNNIYLNFDALHGDKDHGGVRDGTTLILWEWTEGDNQRWKIVAW; encoded by the exons ATGATACTCCAGCTCGCGGAGGAAGCCCCGCGGCCACGGTCGGAGCTGAGAACGACGGCCGCGGCTGTTCTCCAAGAGGCGGCCCCCGGCGAGCTCGATCTGCGTCGGATCCCAGCATCTGCCGCGCGATGTG TCCGCTGCAGCCCGGAGCTTCGGGCATGGCTGCATCCTCCTCCGCGCATACACGAGGCCGCGCTGGACCGTGCGTACACGAGGCCGCGTTGGACCGTGCGTACACGAGGCCGCGTTGGACCGCGCATACACGAGACGCGCCCGCACCACGGCAGCTGCGGCGGAATGGCGCCCCCGGCGACCAGGCAGCCGATGTACAGGATCCTCTGCAAGGCCGGCGAGGAAAGCTTCAGCCTCGCCGCCAGGGACGGCAAGGTCTGTCTCGTCCGCAACGATCGCGACGACGACACGCAG CACTGGATCAAGGACATGAAGTACAGCATAAGGGTGAAGGATGAGGAAGGCTACCCTGCCATGGCACTCGTCAACAAGGCCAGCGGAGAGGCTCTCAAGCACTCCCTCGGCCAATCTCACCCT GTTCTTCTGACCAGGTACAATCCAGACATCCTGGACGAATCGGTTCTTTGGACTGAGAGCAGGGACGTCGGGGCAGGCTACCGCTGCATCAGGATGGTGAACAACATCTACTTGAACTTTGATGCACTCCATGGCGACAAGGACCATGGCGGTGTGCGCGATGGAACCACCCTCATTCTGTGGGAGTGGACTGAGGGGGACAACCAGCGCTGGAAGATCGTTGCCTGGT GA